A genomic region of Burkholderia humptydooensis contains the following coding sequences:
- a CDS encoding adenosine-specific kinase: protein MLQLLTVAIDKPETTNFILGQTHFIKSVEDIHEALVGAVPGIRFGLAFCEASGKRLVRHSGTDGALTELACRNATAIGAGHCFLVFLGDGFYPLNVLNAIKAVPEVCRIFCATANPTEVVVAQSNQGRAILGVVDGFPPLGVENDEDVRWRKELLRSIGYKA from the coding sequence ATGCTGCAATTGCTCACCGTTGCGATCGACAAGCCCGAGACGACGAACTTCATTCTCGGCCAGACGCATTTCATCAAGTCGGTCGAGGACATCCACGAGGCGCTCGTCGGCGCCGTGCCCGGCATCCGGTTCGGCCTCGCGTTCTGCGAGGCGTCCGGCAAGCGCCTCGTGCGCCATTCCGGCACCGACGGCGCGCTGACCGAGCTCGCTTGCCGGAACGCGACCGCGATCGGCGCCGGCCATTGCTTTCTCGTCTTTCTCGGCGACGGCTTCTATCCGCTCAACGTGCTGAACGCGATCAAGGCGGTGCCCGAGGTCTGCCGGATTTTCTGCGCGACCGCGAATCCGACCGAGGTCGTCGTCGCGCAGTCCAATCAGGGACGCGCCATTCTCGGCGTTGTCGACGGCTTTCCGCCGCTCGGCGTCGAAAACGACGAGGACGTGCGCTGGCGGAAGGAACTGCTGCGCAGCATCGGCTACAAGGCGTAG
- a CDS encoding dATP/dGTP pyrophosphohydrolase domain-containing protein, which yields MGGMKTIMNELRDELRVAHIIIRSALSVATFDQKMEWANMNERDAVIGEGITRANERQAAIDGGSVDALCRELTCADRIIENAKALLSEHQCELWDVAIRHAGVVSRRQAWDEVRGEVLARVANALAVARIGLDVGDCDGGRTVVVIKPIRELSPDDVAALRRMVESHAGQSRGMLIKSEFDMHALLRRQRAFSEHTFGPGRRTAGVCNHIRKELAEVEAAPDDLREWVDVILLGLDGAWRTDATPEQITAAISAKLAENEGRVWPDWRTSDPNRAIEHIDQATEGGQA from the coding sequence ATGGGCGGCATGAAGACGATCATGAACGAACTGCGCGACGAGTTGCGCGTCGCGCACATCATCATCCGCAGCGCACTTTCAGTTGCCACGTTCGACCAGAAGATGGAATGGGCGAACATGAACGAGCGTGACGCCGTGATCGGAGAGGGCATCACGCGTGCCAACGAACGGCAAGCGGCGATTGACGGTGGCAGCGTCGATGCGCTGTGTCGCGAGTTGACCTGCGCAGATCGGATCATCGAGAACGCCAAGGCGTTGCTGTCGGAGCACCAGTGCGAGCTATGGGATGTCGCGATTCGCCACGCGGGCGTGGTATCGCGGCGCCAGGCGTGGGACGAAGTGCGCGGTGAGGTGTTGGCCCGCGTGGCGAACGCACTTGCCGTTGCGAGGATTGGGTTAGATGTGGGTGATTGCGATGGCGGCCGAACCGTCGTCGTGATCAAGCCTATTCGCGAACTGTCGCCGGACGATGTGGCGGCGCTGCGACGCATGGTCGAAAGTCATGCCGGACAGTCGCGCGGCATGCTGATCAAGTCGGAGTTCGACATGCATGCGCTTCTGCGGCGGCAGCGCGCGTTCTCGGAGCACACGTTCGGGCCGGGGCGCCGCACAGCCGGCGTGTGCAATCACATTCGCAAGGAATTGGCGGAAGTCGAGGCTGCGCCGGACGATCTGCGTGAATGGGTCGATGTGATTCTGCTCGGGCTCGATGGTGCATGGCGTACCGATGCGACGCCCGAGCAGATCACGGCCGCGATTTCGGCGAAGCTGGCAGAGAACGAAGGCCGCGTGTGGCCGGATTGGCGCACGTCAGATCCAAATCGCGCGATCGAGCATATCGACCAAGCGACGGAAGGCGGTCAGGCATGA
- a CDS encoding replication endonuclease — MWIYAYDVADFLPGIPEAKAAAKRLPARWYRRALSHAEAAGHASAVKFARPDQQVADRMFDVSEAARAIREFLDEHAPDSFPVRPDANDFEICLKARRIANDVSLRSHGLSILDAHIVAENACAMYGVDLPDFEHPAERVARVRCELWWRRQLRKKHIRALEHSNIRLHYVHRKAEPYASDDAVRRRVAQNRRNDRTLKSVTVENENGQQFTLAELAAKGISNKALKRGELFTRLRGLEELADDAKLRGVMFTLTCPSRFHCVRTTGGVVEPNPVYADASPREAQAYLRKVWQRIRAELKREGIVFFGMRVAEPHHDGCPRWHGLVFSDKVERFCAVMRKHGLRDSGDEPGAQLHRVRFEVIDKAKGSAVGYVAKYISKNIDGYAVGEHKTNDGYVIQADMWDGDEITPSQRVEAWAALWGIRQFQQFGGAPVGVWRELRRVKEEDLPSEAESPQIRAAWAAAQKTDERPADWAAYSRAMGGIAGEARMVYVRHTIEQREGRYGIGPVRVPHGVEALGVAHVVDGLCSYARETKIFVPSTRHEWRVVRRGGGAARPWTRTRVNNCTRDDRPGVAEIAAEAVRIGAGGAGNGAKRGHRNL, encoded by the coding sequence ATGTGGATCTACGCGTACGACGTAGCGGATTTCCTGCCCGGAATCCCCGAAGCGAAGGCCGCCGCGAAGCGCCTGCCGGCGCGTTGGTATCGGCGCGCGCTGAGCCACGCGGAAGCGGCCGGCCATGCGAGCGCCGTGAAGTTTGCACGGCCCGACCAGCAGGTCGCGGATCGTATGTTCGACGTGTCGGAAGCTGCGCGTGCAATTCGCGAGTTTCTCGACGAGCACGCCCCCGACAGTTTCCCTGTCCGGCCGGACGCCAACGATTTCGAAATCTGTCTGAAAGCCCGTCGAATCGCAAACGATGTCTCGCTGCGGTCGCACGGGCTGTCGATACTCGACGCGCACATTGTCGCGGAGAATGCGTGCGCGATGTATGGCGTCGACCTACCCGATTTCGAGCATCCGGCCGAACGCGTCGCACGCGTGCGCTGCGAGTTGTGGTGGCGGCGACAATTGCGCAAGAAGCACATCCGCGCGCTGGAACATAGCAATATCCGGTTGCATTACGTTCATCGCAAAGCCGAGCCATACGCCAGCGACGACGCGGTGCGGCGCCGTGTCGCGCAGAATCGCCGCAACGACCGGACGCTCAAATCCGTGACGGTCGAGAACGAGAATGGTCAGCAATTCACGCTTGCCGAACTGGCGGCCAAGGGCATTTCGAACAAGGCACTGAAGCGCGGCGAGCTGTTCACGCGTCTGCGCGGCCTGGAAGAACTCGCCGACGACGCGAAGCTGCGCGGTGTCATGTTCACGCTGACTTGCCCGAGCCGATTTCATTGCGTCCGAACGACAGGGGGCGTAGTCGAACCGAACCCGGTGTACGCCGATGCGTCGCCGCGGGAAGCGCAAGCCTATCTGCGCAAGGTGTGGCAGCGCATCCGCGCAGAGCTGAAGCGCGAAGGCATCGTGTTTTTCGGCATGCGCGTTGCGGAGCCCCACCACGACGGCTGCCCGCGTTGGCATGGGCTCGTGTTCAGCGACAAGGTGGAGCGGTTTTGCGCGGTGATGCGCAAACACGGGCTGCGGGATTCCGGCGACGAGCCGGGCGCGCAGCTCCACCGCGTTCGGTTTGAAGTGATCGACAAGGCGAAAGGGTCGGCTGTCGGCTACGTCGCGAAGTACATCTCGAAGAACATCGACGGCTACGCGGTCGGCGAGCACAAGACGAACGATGGCTACGTCATTCAGGCGGATATGTGGGACGGCGACGAAATCACGCCATCGCAGCGCGTTGAGGCGTGGGCGGCGTTGTGGGGCATTCGCCAGTTTCAGCAGTTTGGCGGGGCCCCGGTCGGCGTGTGGCGCGAACTGCGCCGCGTGAAGGAAGAGGACCTACCGAGCGAGGCAGAGTCTCCGCAAATCCGCGCTGCATGGGCGGCCGCGCAAAAGACAGACGAGCGGCCGGCGGATTGGGCGGCGTACTCGCGTGCAATGGGCGGCATCGCGGGCGAGGCGCGCATGGTCTATGTCCGACACACGATTGAGCAGCGCGAAGGGCGATACGGCATCGGCCCGGTGCGAGTGCCGCACGGCGTCGAAGCGCTCGGCGTTGCGCACGTCGTCGATGGGCTTTGCTCGTACGCGCGCGAAACGAAGATCTTCGTCCCGTCAACGCGGCACGAGTGGCGGGTCGTTCGGCGTGGTGGCGGAGCCGCCCGCCCTTGGACTCGGACTCGTGTCAATAACTGTACGCGGGACGATCGGCCAGGGGTGGCCGAGATAGCCGCGGAAGCTGTACGGATCGGTGCCGGCGGGGCAGGGAACGGCGCGAAACGGGGTCATCGGAACCTGTAG
- a CDS encoding aminoacyl-tRNA deacylase produces MSMSATLQDCLRQKASRYEVIHHPYSHSNMEAAAAAHIPGDRLAKTVLLEDAQGYVAAVLPTTHAVRLSELWAKTGRHLVLAKEVELRELFKDCDVGALPPVCMAYGMQTFLDDSLAQQPDVYFEAGDHEELVHMDRDEFLSLMDKAERASFSHKIQGVVS; encoded by the coding sequence ATGTCGATGTCCGCCACCTTGCAGGACTGCCTGCGCCAGAAGGCTTCGCGATACGAAGTCATCCATCATCCGTACAGCCACTCGAACATGGAGGCGGCCGCGGCCGCGCATATTCCGGGCGATCGTCTCGCGAAGACCGTGCTGCTCGAAGATGCGCAGGGCTACGTGGCGGCCGTGCTGCCGACGACGCATGCGGTGCGGCTATCGGAGCTGTGGGCGAAGACCGGACGCCATCTCGTGCTCGCGAAGGAAGTCGAGCTGCGCGAACTGTTCAAGGATTGCGACGTGGGCGCGCTGCCGCCCGTATGCATGGCCTACGGGATGCAGACGTTCCTCGACGATAGCCTTGCGCAGCAGCCGGACGTGTATTTCGAGGCCGGCGATCACGAAGAGCTGGTCCACATGGATCGCGACGAGTTTCTTTCGCTGATGGACAAGGCGGAACGGGCGAGCTTCTCGCACAAGATTCAGGGGGTGGTTTCCTGA
- a CDS encoding AAA family ATPase, with protein sequence MILAVGNPKGGVGKSTTAVQLAIGLALDGARVWLVDGDSQRTSLSAITARAHTGRPLIAASAYADGPSLRAQVLQQCVQFDQVVIDVGGRDSGAFRAALTVADAVLIPVLPRSFDVWALDDMAKLLDEARAVRELRAFAFLNAADVQGADNRDAESIIAGYAGIELLPCRLHRRKAFSNASAAGLHVEEMPRRDTVACAEIERVQDAVLRASGALAS encoded by the coding sequence ATGATTCTGGCAGTGGGGAACCCGAAGGGCGGCGTCGGAAAGTCGACGACTGCGGTACAGCTCGCGATTGGTCTGGCGCTCGACGGCGCGCGCGTCTGGCTCGTCGACGGTGACAGCCAGCGAACGAGCCTGTCGGCGATCACGGCTCGTGCGCACACGGGCCGGCCGTTGATCGCGGCGTCGGCCTATGCGGATGGCCCGTCGTTGCGGGCCCAAGTGCTGCAGCAGTGCGTGCAGTTCGATCAGGTCGTGATCGACGTTGGCGGGCGCGACTCCGGCGCGTTCCGGGCGGCCCTGACCGTCGCCGACGCGGTGTTGATTCCGGTTCTCCCGCGATCCTTCGACGTGTGGGCGCTCGATGACATGGCGAAATTGCTCGATGAGGCTCGCGCAGTGCGCGAGCTGCGCGCATTCGCTTTTCTGAACGCCGCGGATGTGCAAGGGGCGGACAATCGCGATGCCGAGTCGATCATCGCAGGCTACGCGGGCATCGAATTGCTGCCGTGCCGTCTGCATCGTCGCAAAGCGTTCTCGAACGCGAGCGCGGCCGGGTTGCACGTCGAAGAAATGCCGCGCCGCGACACCGTAGCGTGTGCAGAAATCGAGCGTGTGCAGGATGCCGTGCTGCGAGCAAGCGGGGCGCTCGCGAGCTAG
- a CDS encoding ogr/Delta-like zinc finger family protein — protein MRFTIACPHCGARGIARVLEQKSARAWEIDYQCDDVVCGHTYRARLEMTPTAPVQRRERVGEQMRLAV, from the coding sequence GTGAGATTCACGATTGCTTGCCCTCACTGCGGCGCGCGCGGCATCGCCCGCGTGCTGGAACAGAAGTCCGCGCGGGCGTGGGAGATCGATTACCAGTGCGACGACGTAGTGTGCGGCCATACGTACCGCGCACGGCTCGAAATGACGCCGACGGCGCCCGTGCAGCGGCGCGAGCGCGTCGGCGAACAGATGCGGCTCGCTGTCTGA
- a CDS encoding cysteine synthase A, giving the protein MDVRHGFVDCVGRTPLIRLAKLSAQTGCEILGKAEFMNPGGSVKDRAARYIIEDAERRGVLKPGGTVVEGTAGNTGIGLAHLCAARGYRCVIVIPQTQSPEKMEVLRTLGADVRAVPAAPYKDPDNYQKIAGRLAAELDNAIWANQFDNLVNRQAHYETTGPEIWRDTAGTVDAFVCATGTGGTLAGVSRYLKERNPEIRIVLADPHGSGLYSYVKTGEIRVEGNSITEGIGSSRVTANLEGTPIDDAVRIDDLACVAMVYRLLREEGLYVGGSSGINVAAAVWLAQQMGPGHTIVTLLCDRGDIYRTRLFNRDWLRERGLEPT; this is encoded by the coding sequence ATGGACGTGCGGCATGGTTTCGTCGACTGCGTGGGGCGCACGCCGCTGATCCGCCTGGCGAAGCTCAGCGCGCAGACGGGCTGCGAAATACTCGGCAAGGCCGAATTCATGAACCCGGGCGGGTCGGTCAAGGATCGCGCGGCGCGCTACATCATCGAAGACGCCGAGCGGCGGGGCGTGCTGAAGCCGGGCGGCACCGTCGTCGAGGGCACGGCGGGCAACACCGGCATCGGGCTCGCGCATCTGTGCGCGGCGCGCGGCTATCGCTGCGTGATCGTGATTCCGCAAACGCAATCGCCGGAAAAGATGGAAGTGCTGCGCACGCTCGGCGCGGACGTGCGAGCGGTGCCGGCCGCGCCCTACAAGGATCCGGACAACTATCAGAAGATCGCCGGGCGGCTCGCCGCCGAACTCGACAACGCGATCTGGGCCAACCAGTTCGACAACCTCGTCAATCGCCAGGCGCACTACGAGACGACCGGCCCGGAGATCTGGCGCGACACGGCCGGGACGGTCGACGCGTTCGTCTGCGCGACGGGAACGGGCGGCACGCTCGCGGGCGTGAGCCGCTACCTGAAGGAGCGCAATCCGGAGATCCGCATCGTGCTGGCGGATCCGCACGGAAGCGGGCTCTACAGCTACGTGAAGACGGGCGAGATCCGGGTCGAAGGCAATTCGATCACGGAAGGCATCGGTTCGAGCCGCGTGACAGCCAATCTGGAGGGCACGCCGATCGACGATGCGGTGCGCATCGACGATCTCGCTTGCGTGGCGATGGTTTACCGGCTGCTGCGCGAAGAGGGCCTGTACGTCGGCGGATCGAGCGGCATCAACGTCGCGGCGGCCGTCTGGCTGGCGCAGCAGATGGGGCCGGGGCACACGATCGTGACGTTGCTGTGCGACCGCGGCGACATCTACCGCACGCGGCTCTTCAACCGCGACTGGCTGCGGGAAAGAGGGCTGGAACCGACATAG
- a CDS encoding DUF551 domain-containing protein, whose amino-acid sequence MNDQQQSRADAMTADQRQTLGEALTEYFVTLHSDAGICAQDGRILRTFDYFDSRNIDDLIDRAIMPALAESPVKEPAPLTTQAEQHADWRGDFERQTSAAGFDLSREEFGGEYCHPDSADAFRWYYTGRLDEACSGTPSSQLAAAPIGYCERAGGCVCGGDLPRVREGCSEWVKVESQAARATSANKTGAEGANWIPVSRKLPARGEGVLVAVQFDHADDWRMKVGGLSDEGTWTVFGASWTPSHWMPLPPPPRASTQPAMAAVAPADHISQAGKMVSAEGTADERAAFERYVILSTDQSIERDSRGEYVSQLTREWWRVWQARAAASPAAEAVATVEVGGMEHGPFIFQTTPHGADTLPKGTHSLYAAPQPAQADALEEEAYVAKRMAETLATVYATIIGDDPVDADDSLNAIERVMRAAQVLRLEVDLYRAQADAPLPRASGAAEPMTTEQRKALADAERVLAENWEHATADLLHDAFAASVAPAHAAECPHCDDEGVIEADSGASPCACAQDAQEGMPTFGARWTQADAPTGRVVSVSDHVWHGYCAILAILGMEDAGDPVAEVERLKAQADAPAEAREPMSEELRDTLRLAIGYIGSSDRSDRLIHTARINALIAAGSAPAEARV is encoded by the coding sequence ATGAACGACCAACAACAGAGCCGCGCTGATGCGATGACGGCTGACCAGCGGCAAACACTCGGCGAAGCGTTGACCGAATACTTCGTCACCCTTCATTCCGACGCAGGCATTTGCGCCCAAGACGGTCGTATTCTTCGCACCTTCGACTACTTCGACTCACGAAACATCGACGACCTAATCGACCGCGCCATCATGCCCGCGCTTGCCGAATCCCCTGTCAAGGAGCCCGCACCGCTCACGACGCAGGCTGAACAGCATGCAGATTGGCGCGGAGATTTCGAGCGACAAACAAGCGCGGCGGGTTTTGACCTATCCCGCGAGGAATTTGGAGGAGAGTATTGCCATCCCGATTCAGCGGACGCATTCCGTTGGTATTACACCGGTCGTCTCGACGAAGCGTGTTCGGGCACCCCATCTTCACAGCTCGCAGCAGCGCCGATCGGTTATTGCGAACGCGCTGGCGGTTGCGTGTGCGGCGGCGATCTGCCGCGAGTGCGTGAGGGTTGTTCGGAGTGGGTGAAGGTCGAATCACAAGCCGCCCGCGCCACCTCTGCCAATAAGACAGGTGCGGAAGGGGCGAACTGGATTCCGGTGTCTCGCAAGCTTCCGGCCCGAGGCGAAGGCGTGCTGGTGGCCGTCCAGTTCGATCACGCAGACGACTGGCGAATGAAGGTAGGCGGCCTGTCCGATGAAGGGACGTGGACCGTGTTTGGCGCGTCATGGACGCCGTCCCACTGGATGCCATTGCCACCGCCGCCTAGAGCTTCCACGCAGCCTGCTATGGCGGCAGTAGCGCCGGCCGACCATATTTCCCAAGCGGGAAAAATGGTGAGCGCGGAAGGGACAGCCGACGAGCGGGCGGCGTTCGAACGGTATGTGATCCTTTCTACGGATCAATCAATCGAGCGAGATTCGCGAGGCGAATACGTAAGCCAACTCACGCGCGAGTGGTGGCGAGTCTGGCAAGCCCGCGCGGCAGCATCGCCCGCTGCGGAGGCGGTAGCAACGGTTGAAGTTGGCGGCATGGAGCACGGCCCGTTCATCTTCCAGACAACGCCACACGGTGCTGACACGCTGCCGAAGGGCACCCACTCGCTCTACGCCGCCCCGCAACCCGCGCAGGCCGACGCACTGGAAGAAGAAGCATACGTCGCAAAGCGCATGGCCGAAACGCTGGCCACCGTCTACGCGACGATCATCGGAGATGATCCCGTTGACGCCGACGACAGCCTCAACGCTATCGAGCGTGTCATGCGGGCCGCTCAAGTGCTCCGGCTCGAAGTCGATCTGTATCGCGCGCAGGCCGACGCGCCTCTTCCGCGCGCAAGCGGTGCCGCAGAGCCGATGACAACAGAGCAGCGCAAGGCCCTCGCCGACGCCGAGCGCGTGTTGGCCGAGAACTGGGAACATGCGACGGCTGATCTCTTGCACGATGCCTTCGCCGCCTCGGTGGCTCCGGCCCATGCGGCGGAATGCCCGCATTGCGATGACGAAGGGGTGATCGAGGCCGACAGCGGAGCAAGTCCGTGTGCCTGCGCGCAGGATGCGCAGGAAGGTATGCCGACCTTTGGCGCACGGTGGACGCAGGCCGACGCACCTACCGGCCGAGTCGTAAGCGTCAGCGACCACGTATGGCACGGCTACTGCGCGATCTTGGCAATCCTCGGCATGGAGGATGCTGGCGATCCAGTCGCGGAAGTCGAACGCCTCAAGGCGCAGGCCGACGCACCGGCAGAGGCGCGCGAGCCGATGAGCGAGGAGTTGCGTGACACGCTCAGGCTCGCGATCGGATACATCGGGAGTTCCGACCGCAGCGACAGGCTTATCCATACGGCGAGGATCAACGCATTGATCGCGGCCGGCAGCGCACCGGCAGAGGCACGCGTGTAA
- the dcm gene encoding DNA (cytosine-5-)-methyltransferase codes for MIYGSVCSGIEAATVAWHSLGWRPAWFSEIERFPCAVLRHHYPTVPNLGDMKCFKEWPDAAIDLLVGGTPCQSFSVAGLRKGLDDPRGNLMLTYLAIARRYAPRWLVWENVPGVLSSNGGRDFGTFLGGLAELGYGFAYRVLDAQYVRVESHPRAVPQRRRRVFVVGHLGDWRRAAAVLFEREGMLGYPAPRRKAREGVAACLSARPQSGGGPGTDFEYDGGLIASTGDVSYCLNAGGMSRQDFETETLVAHTLKGSGYDASEDGTGRGVPLVARAYDLQQVTNPSNRSNPQSTDPCFTLAATSEPVIAFDCKSGGDTSFSIGEIAGTLRGEGFGGGHAAVALSLRGRDGANLPELSEGVMPALRASQGGSDKAHAMIGSTVRRLTPRECERLQGFQDDYTRIPIRVMRARPSAKRCRKYPDLFAPNLDGSWTAYVEDGPRYKALGNSMAVPVMRWIGSRIELVQSLTT; via the coding sequence ATGATCTACGGCTCCGTTTGTTCAGGCATCGAGGCGGCTACGGTTGCATGGCATTCGCTCGGCTGGCGGCCAGCATGGTTCAGCGAAATCGAGCGGTTTCCCTGCGCTGTCTTGCGCCACCACTACCCAACGGTTCCCAATCTCGGGGACATGAAGTGTTTCAAGGAATGGCCTGATGCAGCTATCGATCTTCTCGTCGGCGGAACTCCCTGCCAGTCATTCAGCGTCGCCGGACTCCGCAAGGGGCTGGATGATCCGCGTGGCAACCTCATGCTCACCTATCTTGCGATTGCTCGCCGCTACGCTCCCCGCTGGCTGGTCTGGGAAAACGTCCCCGGTGTCCTGTCGTCCAACGGCGGACGGGATTTTGGAACCTTCCTCGGGGGCTTGGCAGAACTCGGGTATGGGTTCGCATACCGGGTTCTTGACGCTCAGTACGTCCGAGTGGAATCACACCCTCGCGCCGTCCCTCAACGACGACGGCGTGTCTTCGTTGTCGGACATCTTGGAGACTGGCGACGTGCCGCAGCGGTTCTTTTTGAGCGCGAAGGCATGCTCGGGTATCCGGCGCCGCGCCGCAAAGCGCGGGAAGGTGTTGCCGCCTGCCTTAGCGCACGCCCTCAGAGCGGCGGCGGACCCGGAACCGACTTCGAGTACGACGGCGGACTGATCGCAAGCACGGGCGACGTATCGTATTGCCTGAATGCGGGCGGGATGAGCCGGCAGGACTTCGAGACGGAAACGCTCGTTGCACATACGTTGAAGGGAAGTGGCTATGACGCGAGCGAAGATGGCACGGGCCGCGGTGTACCGCTCGTCGCGCGTGCGTATGACCTTCAGCAGGTGACAAACCCTAGTAATCGGTCGAACCCACAATCGACCGATCCGTGCTTCACGCTTGCAGCTACCAGTGAGCCGGTGATCGCCTTCGATTGCAAGTCCGGCGGCGACACGTCATTCAGTATCGGCGAAATCGCGGGCACGTTGCGCGGAGAGGGGTTTGGCGGCGGACATGCGGCCGTCGCGTTGAGTTTGCGCGGACGTGACGGCGCCAATCTCCCGGAGTTGTCGGAGGGCGTCATGCCGGCGCTTCGGGCAAGCCAGGGCGGAAGCGACAAGGCGCACGCGATGATCGGGTCGACGGTGCGGCGGCTGACGCCACGCGAATGCGAGCGCCTGCAAGGCTTCCAGGACGACTACACGCGGATTCCCATTCGTGTAATGCGGGCGCGGCCGAGCGCCAAACGGTGCCGAAAATATCCGGACCTTTTTGCGCCCAATCTGGACGGCTCGTGGACAGCGTACGTGGAAGACGGCCCGCGCTACAAGGCACTCGGCAACAGCATGGCCGTACCTGTTATGCGCTGGATCGGTTCGCGAATCGAGCTCGTCCAATCACTGACTACCTGA
- a CDS encoding helix-turn-helix domain-containing protein, producing the protein MKTTVDYLDEAKRCLGVESDYALSKRLDIRQSTISGYRAGRSHFDELTALKIAQACNIDPMEVIAAAAYERAKTPDVRDIWMGAWEKFSKGFRWLALPANACGALVPQV; encoded by the coding sequence ATGAAGACGACCGTCGATTACCTCGACGAAGCCAAGCGTTGCCTTGGTGTCGAGTCCGACTATGCCCTGTCTAAGCGACTGGACATTCGCCAATCCACCATCAGCGGCTATCGTGCCGGCCGCAGCCATTTCGACGAGCTGACCGCGCTCAAGATCGCGCAGGCGTGCAATATCGATCCGATGGAAGTGATCGCAGCGGCCGCTTATGAGCGCGCAAAAACGCCTGACGTTCGCGATATCTGGATGGGGGCTTGGGAAAAATTTTCCAAGGGTTTTCGGTGGCTGGCGCTACCCGCTAACGCTTGCGGGGCCTTGGTCCCGCAGGTGTAA
- a CDS encoding ogr/Delta-like zinc finger family protein — MTHMTIECPCCGGEIEARHTEGMSATLRRLYFVCDDCGFRTPAGLEILFSLSPPARPRPDVALEVRPSDRLRGFVDSRTTLRLMEAAK, encoded by the coding sequence ATGACGCATATGACGATCGAATGCCCGTGCTGCGGGGGCGAAATCGAGGCACGCCACACGGAGGGGATGTCGGCGACGCTGCGCCGCCTCTACTTCGTGTGCGACGACTGCGGCTTTCGAACGCCGGCCGGTCTCGAAATCCTGTTCTCGCTGTCGCCGCCGGCGCGGCCGCGGCCCGACGTCGCGCTCGAAGTGCGGCCATCCGATCGACTGCGCGGCTTCGTCGATTCGCGTACGACGCTCCGGCTGATGGAGGCGGCGAAGTGA
- a CDS encoding BrnA antitoxin family protein has translation MSITKRPTLSQGEAAIAAFISGAPDARPAAPPVVTVEPQSPTTPRRPRKKKISMDIDAELLERVDRAAHAMGISRNAVLALGASRFVDGTMRD, from the coding sequence ATGTCGATTACGAAAAGACCGACGCTTTCTCAAGGCGAGGCGGCGATTGCCGCATTCATTTCGGGTGCACCTGACGCGCGGCCGGCGGCACCGCCTGTTGTAACAGTCGAGCCGCAGAGCCCGACGACACCGCGCCGGCCGAGAAAGAAAAAAATCAGCATGGATATCGATGCCGAACTGCTCGAGCGCGTCGACCGTGCGGCGCATGCAATGGGTATATCGCGAAACGCCGTGCTCGCCTTGGGCGCGTCGCGCTTCGTTGACGGGACGATGCGCGATTGA
- a CDS encoding PAAR domain-containing protein → MGFAFICEGDTTTHGGRVVGCNTANTAYGKAIALLGDMVTCPRCGGIFPIVSVKSGLNMTFGDRPVATDGDKTACGATLIASQGTATVAPTAGQGSPIGGGKSVIAQARSAPNEPYRGRFQLLDDHTREPLANHAYTITSADGRTVHGQTDANGFTSWLDSDEVSSLTFTNSGASPA, encoded by the coding sequence ATGGGATTTGCATTCATCTGCGAAGGCGACACGACGACGCACGGCGGCCGCGTCGTCGGCTGTAACACGGCCAATACCGCTTACGGCAAGGCAATCGCGCTGCTCGGGGATATGGTGACGTGCCCGCGCTGCGGCGGAATCTTTCCGATCGTGAGCGTGAAAAGCGGACTCAACATGACGTTCGGCGACCGGCCGGTCGCGACCGATGGCGACAAGACGGCATGCGGTGCGACGCTGATCGCTTCGCAAGGCACCGCAACGGTTGCGCCCACCGCGGGCCAGGGTTCACCGATTGGCGGCGGAAAGAGTGTCATCGCGCAGGCGCGCTCGGCGCCGAATGAACCGTATCGCGGCCGCTTCCAGTTGCTCGATGACCATACACGCGAGCCACTCGCGAATCACGCATATACGATCACGTCCGCGGACGGTCGGACCGTCCACGGCCAAACCGACGCGAACGGATTCACAAGCTGGCTCGACAGTGACGAAGTTTCGTCGCTGACGTTCACCAACTCGGGCGCGAGCCCCGCATGA